Genomic segment of Apium graveolens cultivar Ventura chromosome 7, ASM990537v1, whole genome shotgun sequence:
AAAGCCTCTTTTTCTGCCTTATGAGTGGCAGTTTCattttttgttcttttttttcCTCACAAATGTGTCATTTTTTGTAATGTAAACGACGAATAATGCAGTTGCTTCATTTCACAGGCATGATTTTCCTCACAAGTGTTTGGGCAAATGTACATTCATTATATGTAGTAATTTTTACACTATGATTTCTAGTATAACTCTTCATGTCTAAGCTAATTTTTTATTGTtaaatttacaactgatatgaatACATGTAAGGGATAAGCATATTCTGGGACCTATACTTTCGGAGGCCCTGATATACCCGACAATTTGTTGGGAAGCCATTCTTGGCCTTGAATGAAATTTGCTACAGAGTACATGCTAACATGTTCAGGTGGAACCTGGTTACTCCACGACACTCGCTTAGGAATATTTGCTCCTAGACCAGTGCTGTTAAATTCGCCATAGTAACAAGTTGCCAGGCCCTGATCACCGATCCAAGGTGACCAACCATCTGGCATAATAAGATCGTCGATAATGCAATTTATAAAAACTGTTCTCGAAAACTCCTTCCATGGCCTTCCCAGAAAACTCTTATGCACAGCTGGATTGCTATGATACAGCTGCAAAAATTCGGGAGTACCACTAATCAGGCAATTATGGAACACCAGGCCTGATGACTGCACAGGGTCTATTCTTCCATGTGCTGTCACGCAATTGGTCTCGCCCGCCTCAGGAGTAATTTGTCGCGGTTTGATTAGGATAGTGCAGTTATCGAGGACTGTAGCAGAGTTTCCGAATATGAAATCTACATTTCCTACAATACGGCAATTCTTGTAGTATTGACGGAGTGAATGTGCATAAAGAGTGTCCTGGTTTCCGAGAAATTCACAGTTTTCGACAAATGTTTGATCACCGTCTGACAAAAATGCTACTGCCTGCGCTGCTTGAGGACCGGCTGTGTTCTGTATGGTGAGGTTACTAGCCATGAATCCGTCCCCCTTAACACCTGTGGTCATGACAAAAATTCTTCAGACTGACGAACTAGAAACCACATTACTCGGATTCGTTTTCAGTCCTACCTACACTATATGTAATATCTTACTCCCTCCGTCCACTGGGATGTTTACGTTCACTATTTACAAGCATTTCGAGACTTCTATAAAGTATATTTCGtgtttttaaatatattttttttgaataaaagtttaaacgtTAAACTTTTATTcggaatttaaaaaaaaaataaaatattatgaaactatactttaaacGAATATCGAAAAACGtgctgaaaagaaaaataaacAACTCACTGGGATCGAGGGAGTACAAGTTAATCAAATTATCTCAAAAAGTCgaagaaaataaatttaaatatttttttaccTACGGTAGCTGTATTATACGTTGAAATACCGGGCGGACCCACGG
This window contains:
- the LOC141670955 gene encoding putative pectinesterase/pectinesterase inhibitor 51, whose protein sequence is MVQNILNSAGAGPLSVNLTNAAQNSVEYFKSCEYRMRQTVDALRSGKKKDARTLLTAAEVYEYDVWSALKYVNNTPLINQTMAFTYNLINLTSNALAMTRAYDVYGENPKTWQRPVSERDGFWEKTDAKFGSDSGSDQFGIPDLRPDVTVCKGPCPHQTIQEAVDAAPSSGKRFVILIKAGIYDESVRVPLVKKNMVFLGEGMGKTIITGAKTVGPPGISTYNTATVGVKGDGFMASNLTIQNTAGPQAAQAVAFLSDGDQTFVENCEFLGNQDTLYAHSLRQYYKNCRIVGNVDFIFGNSATVLDNCTILIKPRQITPEAGETNCVTAHGRIDPVQSSGLVFHNCLISGTPEFLQLYHSNPAVHKSFLGRPWKEFSRTVFINCIIDDLIMPDGWSPWIGDQGLATCYYGEFNSTGLGANIPKRVSWSNQVPPEHVSMYSVANFIQGQEWLPNKLSGISGPPKV